A genomic window from Chitinophaga pollutisoli includes:
- a CDS encoding chemotaxis protein CheB, which produces MTIGKPQHYVVAIGASAGGLEAIQEFFDNMPHAENISFVIIQHLSPDFRSLLVELVARHTHMQVVEASHDQPVQKECIYVIPNTKQIRIARGRLQLSDKAHDKSPNNAIDVFLHSLADDRKQLAMAVILSGTGTDGTRGIASIKENGGAVFVQEPSSARFDGMPNSAIASGNADMTGTPAELAVSIIESISSTGEIRPFPGEPDEKTLNEIFRVIAASEGQHFHYYKTPTILRRISKRMQQHELQDPVEYLAFLQKNPEESKALAHDFLISVTRFFRDKDAFAVLETKALPALLTARQREEPLKVWVSACSTGEEAYSIAILLDMVLERMGKSVEVKIFASDIDASNLEIAFAGTYPATIANDVPRDVLEKYFTYRGKQYTVIPRIRKQIVFARHDITRDPPFIKNDLVSCRNMLIYMNPVLQDRVYNLLQFALNKSGILFLGPSENPPLAKGILSYISTKWKILRKELDIRPRISLADTYLAPHKGNYEKSGSARQAFESKSQAAIWTDTRRVLTEDLGFVACYIDRNFEIRETIGNYEQMLALPKKILNLNLVRMLPAATGMAIDKAIRQAWRNNKPETLHNVPLERDGATSLLQVSIHPLSNIPDMTLVTILRSPAPSLLLPAIPPTGHVDQGYIHELESELNEVRNNLQEAVEELETVNEELQSSNEELLSSNEELQSSNEELQSLNEELYTLNTEHQLKIRELQELNDDLNNYFRSTDIAQIFLDEQLNIRKFNPASTRMINIIESDLGRPIAHISSNIKYDRLIEDIMHVLQNRETVEKEVQLTQGKNMLMRILPYLTRENKHAGIIITFVDISVITQLNNIIRSVFNASQSAILALKGRASEHGDIMDFSITTLNRTAREWFGGNKSTLEGESLREAIPELMKDELLQEYLQVIKDDRILQRDVYIDTRQAWYELSGVRMPGGMVITFTDISDKKRSLQKIRQNYAELTEAKENLRRLNAELEDKVRNRTRELAFSEERFRMVAKATNDALWDWNLTDDRMWWSEAFGKLFGHESKDMSRRDSTQFIHPDDRNMVSGSIYEAINDGKNQWSREYRLIKSDGHYASVLDRGYILHNEFGVPYRMLGTIMDLTALKEAESAIATNIAEKQFLAESMPLVVWTSTRPGVLDFVNRQFEMYTDMGYDESIGEGWKSAVHPQDLPPLMNYWREAGLTGQDFTTEIRVRNGADGYHWNLLRAKSRKSGGDIAPGWVITLVDIHQQKVINEILEEKIIDRTRQLQESNEQLEASNNELQLFASVASHDLQEPLRKIHMFSKMVRDRHMEDLPETTVTYLNKIMNAVVRMKSLMVNILNFSKLSAAAGGYEWVDLEAVLADVQEDFEVLIGEKSAVIETKNLPKLMANGTQMQQVFQNLLGNSLKFCSPDRKPVISVSAVRIQEKSFAAPPDPEGNWYAITIRDNGIGFDEQFKNRIFDLFQRLNSKDQYEGTGIGLAIIKKIVENHQGLISAESKGEGAAFHIILPVRQD; this is translated from the coding sequence ATGACTATAGGCAAACCTCAGCATTACGTAGTAGCGATTGGCGCATCTGCCGGAGGACTGGAAGCCATCCAGGAATTCTTCGACAACATGCCCCATGCTGAGAACATTTCGTTTGTCATCATCCAGCACCTTTCGCCCGATTTCCGCAGCCTGCTGGTGGAACTGGTGGCGCGGCATACCCATATGCAGGTGGTGGAGGCATCGCACGACCAGCCGGTGCAAAAGGAATGCATCTACGTTATCCCCAACACCAAGCAAATCCGGATCGCCAGGGGCCGGCTTCAGTTATCGGACAAGGCGCATGACAAGTCGCCCAACAATGCGATCGACGTTTTCCTGCATTCGCTGGCCGACGACCGGAAGCAGCTGGCGATGGCCGTCATCCTTTCCGGAACGGGAACGGATGGGACCAGGGGCATTGCCAGCATCAAAGAAAACGGCGGCGCCGTTTTCGTGCAGGAGCCGTCATCGGCGCGGTTCGACGGTATGCCCAACAGCGCCATCGCCTCCGGGAATGCCGATATGACTGGCACGCCCGCCGAGCTGGCGGTATCCATCATAGAATCCATTTCCAGCACCGGTGAAATCAGGCCTTTCCCCGGCGAGCCCGACGAAAAAACGCTGAACGAAATCTTCCGGGTGATTGCAGCCTCGGAAGGACAGCACTTTCATTATTATAAAACACCAACTATCCTCCGCCGCATCTCCAAAAGGATGCAGCAGCACGAACTGCAGGACCCCGTCGAATACCTGGCATTCCTGCAGAAGAATCCGGAGGAAAGCAAGGCCCTGGCCCATGATTTCCTGATCAGCGTCACCCGTTTTTTCCGGGATAAAGACGCGTTCGCCGTGCTGGAAACGAAAGCGTTGCCGGCGCTGCTCACCGCCCGGCAACGCGAAGAACCCCTCAAGGTTTGGGTTTCCGCATGCAGTACGGGAGAAGAAGCGTATTCCATCGCCATCTTACTAGATATGGTGCTGGAAAGAATGGGAAAAAGCGTGGAGGTTAAGATTTTCGCATCCGACATCGATGCATCCAACCTGGAAATCGCATTCGCGGGCACCTATCCTGCCACCATCGCCAACGACGTTCCCAGGGACGTGTTGGAAAAATATTTCACCTACCGCGGGAAACAATATACCGTCATTCCCCGCATCCGGAAACAGATCGTTTTCGCCAGGCACGACATCACGCGGGATCCGCCTTTCATCAAAAACGACCTCGTTTCTTGCAGGAACATGCTCATTTACATGAATCCCGTGTTGCAGGACAGGGTGTACAACCTGTTGCAGTTCGCATTGAACAAAAGCGGCATCCTGTTCCTGGGGCCCAGCGAAAACCCTCCGCTGGCCAAGGGCATTCTTTCGTATATCAGCACTAAATGGAAAATCCTCCGTAAAGAACTGGATATCCGGCCACGGATCAGCCTGGCAGATACTTACCTGGCTCCCCACAAAGGGAATTACGAAAAATCAGGATCGGCGCGCCAGGCATTTGAGTCGAAAAGCCAGGCGGCGATCTGGACAGACACCCGCCGGGTGCTGACGGAAGACCTGGGATTCGTGGCCTGCTACATCGACCGCAACTTCGAAATCCGGGAAACGATCGGCAATTATGAACAGATGCTGGCGCTGCCTAAAAAGATCCTCAACCTCAACCTGGTAAGGATGCTCCCTGCGGCAACGGGCATGGCGATCGACAAAGCCATCCGCCAGGCATGGCGCAACAACAAACCGGAAACGCTGCACAACGTGCCGTTGGAGCGCGACGGGGCCACCAGCCTTTTGCAGGTTTCCATCCACCCATTATCCAACATACCGGATATGACGCTGGTGACGATACTCCGGAGCCCCGCGCCATCGTTGCTTCTACCGGCGATCCCCCCAACCGGGCATGTAGACCAGGGCTATATCCATGAACTGGAAAGTGAATTGAACGAAGTGAGGAATAACCTGCAGGAAGCGGTGGAAGAACTGGAAACCGTCAATGAAGAACTGCAAAGCTCCAACGAGGAGCTGCTCTCGTCCAACGAAGAGCTGCAAAGTTCCAACGAAGAGCTGCAATCGCTCAACGAAGAGTTGTACACGCTCAATACCGAGCACCAGTTGAAGATCAGGGAATTGCAGGAGCTGAACGATGATCTCAACAATTACTTCCGCAGCACCGATATCGCCCAGATTTTCCTGGACGAGCAGCTGAACATCCGCAAGTTCAACCCAGCCTCCACCCGCATGATCAACATCATCGAATCGGACCTGGGCCGGCCGATCGCGCATATTTCCAGCAATATCAAATACGACAGGCTGATCGAAGATATCATGCATGTGCTGCAGAACCGGGAAACCGTTGAAAAAGAAGTGCAGCTCACGCAGGGCAAGAACATGCTCATGCGCATCCTGCCTTATCTCACGCGCGAAAACAAACATGCCGGCATTATCATTACGTTTGTCGACATATCCGTTATCACGCAACTCAACAATATTATCCGGAGCGTATTCAATGCGAGCCAGAGCGCGATCCTGGCGCTGAAAGGAAGAGCGTCGGAACATGGCGACATCATGGACTTCAGCATCACGACGCTGAACCGGACGGCAAGGGAATGGTTTGGCGGCAACAAAAGCACGCTGGAAGGAGAATCTCTCCGCGAAGCCATTCCCGAACTAATGAAAGATGAGCTGTTGCAGGAATATTTGCAGGTGATCAAAGACGACCGGATCCTGCAGCGCGACGTGTACATCGATACCCGGCAGGCCTGGTACGAACTCAGCGGCGTGCGGATGCCGGGCGGGATGGTCATCACCTTCACCGATATTTCGGACAAGAAGCGCTCCCTGCAGAAAATCCGCCAGAACTACGCGGAGCTCACCGAAGCCAAGGAAAACCTCCGCCGGCTCAATGCAGAGCTGGAAGATAAAGTGCGCAACCGCACCAGGGAGCTCGCCTTCAGCGAAGAACGCTTCCGGATGGTGGCCAAAGCCACCAACGACGCATTGTGGGACTGGAACCTGACCGACGACCGCATGTGGTGGAGCGAGGCGTTCGGCAAACTTTTCGGGCACGAAAGCAAAGACATGTCGCGCCGCGACAGCACGCAGTTCATCCATCCGGACGACCGCAACATGGTGTCTGGCAGCATATACGAAGCCATCAACGACGGCAAGAACCAATGGAGCCGGGAGTACCGGCTGATAAAAAGCGACGGGCACTACGCCAGTGTGCTGGATCGCGGGTATATCCTCCATAATGAGTTCGGCGTGCCTTACCGGATGCTCGGGACCATTATGGACCTTACGGCGCTCAAGGAAGCGGAATCGGCCATCGCCACCAATATCGCGGAAAAGCAATTCCTCGCCGAATCGATGCCGCTGGTGGTGTGGACGTCTACCCGGCCGGGGGTGCTCGATTTCGTTAACCGGCAGTTCGAAATGTACACGGACATGGGTTACGATGAAAGTATCGGGGAAGGATGGAAAAGCGCCGTTCATCCGCAGGACCTGCCGCCTTTGATGAATTATTGGCGGGAAGCCGGCCTTACCGGGCAGGATTTCACGACCGAAATCCGGGTGCGCAATGGCGCGGACGGCTATCACTGGAACCTGTTGCGGGCGAAATCCCGCAAATCCGGCGGCGATATCGCTCCCGGATGGGTGATCACGCTGGTAGACATCCACCAGCAAAAGGTGATTAACGAAATCCTGGAGGAGAAGATCATCGACCGCACGCGGCAGCTCCAGGAATCCAATGAGCAGCTGGAAGCCAGCAACAACGAGCTGCAGCTCTTCGCCTCCGTGGCCTCGCATGATCTCCAGGAGCCGCTCCGCAAGATCCATATGTTCTCTAAGATGGTGCGCGACCGGCATATGGAAGACCTGCCGGAAACCACTGTCACTTACCTGAACAAGATCATGAACGCCGTGGTGCGGATGAAATCGCTCATGGTCAATATCCTCAACTTCTCGAAGCTTTCCGCCGCTGCCGGCGGTTATGAGTGGGTGGACCTGGAAGCTGTTTTGGCCGACGTACAGGAAGATTTCGAGGTGCTGATCGGCGAGAAAAGCGCGGTCATTGAAACGAAAAACCTGCCGAAACTGATGGCCAACGGCACGCAGATGCAGCAGGTGTTCCAAAACCTGTTGGGCAATTCTCTGAAATTCTGCTCGCCAGACCGGAAACCCGTTATCTCCGTTTCCGCGGTCCGGATACAGGAAAAATCATTTGCTGCCCCTCCTGACCCCGAAGGAAACTGGTATGCCATAACGATCCGGGATAATGGGATCGGGTTCGACGAACAGTTCAAAAACCGTATATTTGACCTCTTCCAGCGCCTCAACTCAAAAGATCAGTATGAAGGGACCGGCATCGGGCTGGCCATCATCAAAAAGATCGTGGAGAACCACCAGGGACTGATCTCGGCAGAAAGTAAAGGTGAAGGCGCTGCATTCCATATAATTTTACCTGTACGGCAGGATTAA
- a CDS encoding response regulator gives MTKFRKILLAEDDEDDRMIFEEIVRQLQGRHDFDFEMVENGSLMIQLLDTLSGGGGQLPALIVLDQNMPQMSGQEALAYVKASPLLSGIPVVIFSTYNDNRLMKECIQLGAVRTITKPDSYEGFHDVIELLVTEFVVDEKLP, from the coding sequence ATGACGAAATTCAGAAAAATATTGTTGGCGGAAGATGATGAGGATGACAGGATGATTTTCGAGGAGATCGTCAGACAGTTACAGGGGCGGCACGATTTTGATTTCGAAATGGTGGAAAATGGTTCGCTGATGATCCAGCTGCTGGATACGCTATCCGGCGGCGGCGGCCAGCTCCCGGCGCTGATCGTGCTGGACCAGAATATGCCACAGATGAGCGGGCAGGAAGCCCTGGCGTACGTTAAAGCCAGTCCCCTGCTGAGCGGTATCCCCGTAGTCATCTTTTCGACATATAACGATAACCGGCTGATGAAGGAGTGCATCCAGCTGGGGGCCGTCCGCACGATTACCAAACCCGATTCCTATGAAGGTTTCCACGACGTGATAGAGCTCCTGGTTACGGAATTTGTCGTAGACGAAAAGTTACCGTAG